From the Limanda limanda chromosome 2, fLimLim1.1, whole genome shotgun sequence genome, one window contains:
- the LOC133020833 gene encoding regulator of G-protein signaling 5-like, whose product MCKGLSSLPSSCLEKAKEMRVMFGHLAETHHKQKDGKTLQDLETLLNNKGGLQAFRGFLRSEFSEENLEFWLACQDYRVLPSNLQKTKASGIYSQFINPDAPQEVNLDAETREALLSVMDSPCADTFKTAQQTIYNLMAKDSFPRFRRSHHSVEAIRAF is encoded by the exons ATGTGTAAAGGACTCTCCTCCCTGCCCTCCTCATGCCTGGAGAA ggcaAAAGAGATGCGGGTGATGTTCGGCCATCTGGCTGAGACACACCACAAGCAAAA gGATGGAAAAACTCTTCAGGACCTGGAAACTCTGCTAAACAACAAAG GTGGCCTGCAGGCGTTTCGTGGGTTCCTGCGTTCAGAGTTCAGTGAGGAGAACCTGGAGTTCTGGCTGGCATGTCAGGACTACAGGGTTTTGCCCTCAAACCTGCAAAAGACCAAGGCCAGCGGCATCTACAGCCAGTTCATCAACCCTGATGCACCGCAGGAG GTCAACCTGGACGCGGAGACCCGTGAGGCTCTGCTGAGTGTGATGGACTCTCCGTGTGCCGACACGTTCAAGACGGCACAGCAGACGATCTACAACCTGATGGCTAAAGACTCCTTCCCTCGCTTCCGGCGCTCCCACCACTCCGTAGAGGCCATTAGGGCTTTTTAA
- the c2h19orf53 gene encoding leydig cell tumor 10 kDa protein homolog gives MAQGALKFKEKRPASAKKPHHSKQKGPKRGARTIAPKKAHVVEQQKLKKCLEVAIRNNIEREVTQRASTSLHKPLSVVKGAEVQSKPGAVRPATSSK, from the exons ATGGCGCAGGGCGCACTTAAGTTTAAAGAGAAGCGGCCTGCAAGCGCCAAGAAACCTCATCACAGCAAACAGAAAGGGCCGAAGAGAGGAG CGAGGACCATTGCACCCAAGAAGGCTCATGTGGTTGAGCAGCAGAAACTGAAGAAG TGTCTGGAAGTGGCCATCAGGAACAACATCGAGAGGGAGGTGACTCAGAGGGCCAGCACCTCCCTCCATAAGCCGCTGAGTGTGGTTAAGGGAGCGGAGGTTCAGAGCAAACCAGGAGCAGTCCGGCCAGCAACCAGCTCCAAATAG
- the LOC133020711 gene encoding zinc finger protein 567-like yields MEMSTILSLRQFINERLHTAAEDICGCFEATVAKYEDEIGRQRRLLDVTLKPVVKLQRIELPQRHVCIKEEFPADLLERNPSPDQEEPEPPQIKEQQEEHCIELPEQHFLIEDEFPPDQQLWNLERNPILEQEEPEPPQIKEEEEHCIGLEVEQPVLKQEDQDNLLLNPTFMETDHSEPEPSDHQLLSHSSAQSQDLNGRKHGNSTSVSNAEQASEKGHHVIMRAKESTSPSNLACSTTMSKIVPNICKSKKVFQCDTCGKVFKWKSRLNRHLKVLTGVEKHSCEMCGKSFTTSTNLKMHERTHKGEKPFSCKTCGRSFMRGNHLQTHERTHTGERPFPCKTCGRSFTTRMNLQRHERTHTGEKPFSCKTCGRSFTTRNHLQVHERTHTGERPFSCKTCGRSFSRRNTLERHERTHTGERPFSCKTCERSFSLRNTLKDHERTHTGERLFSCKTCGRSFMRGHHLQRHERTHTGEKPFPCKTCGRSFTTRMNLQVHERTHTGQKPL; encoded by the exons ATGGAAATGTCAACAATCCTGAGTTTAAGACAGTTTATCAACGAgaggttacacactgctgctgaagacatATGTGGATGTTTTGAAGCGACTGTCGCAAAGTACGAGGATGAGATCGGTCGTCAGCGCAGACTGCTGGATGTAACTTTGAAACCTGTagtaaagctgcagagaatag AGCTTCCACAGCGACATGTCTGTATCAAggaagagtttcctgctgacctgctggagaggaaccccagtccagaccaagaggagccagaacctccacagattaaggagcagcaggaggagcactgcatcg AGCTCCCAGAGCAACATTTTCTGATTGAGGATGAGTTTCCAcctgaccagcagctctggaaccTTGAGAGGAACCCCATTCTGGAacaagaggagccagaacctccacagattaaagaggaggaggagcactgcatcggtctgGAAGTAGAGCAGCCTGTACTGAAGCAGGAGGATCAAGATAACCTTTTGTTGAATCCTACTTTCATGGAAACTGACCACAGTGAACCAGAACCAAGTgaccaccagctcctctcccacagctcagctcagagccAAGATCTCAACGGACGCAAACATGGAAACTCAACATCAGTGAGTAATGCAGAGCAGGCATCAGAAAAGGGACATCATGTGATCATGAGAGCAAAAGAAAGCACAAGTCCCAGTAACCTTGCATGTAGCACTACCATGTCAAAGATTGTGCCAAATATCTGCAAGAGTAAAAAGGTTTTCCAGTGTGACACTTGTGGAAAAGTCTTTAAGTGGAAGTCACGATTAAATAGACATCTGAAGGTGCTGACAGGAGTGGAAAAGCATTCTTGTGAAATGTGTGGAAAAAGTTTCACAACTAGCACAAATTTGAAGATGCACGAGAGAACGCACaagggcgagaaacctttttcttgcaaaacttgtgggagaagttttatgCGTGGAAatcacctgcagacacacgagagaacgcacacgggcgagagACCTTTtccttgcaaaacttgtgggagaagttttacaaCTAGAATGAATCTgcagagacacgagagaacgcacactGGCgaaaaacctttttcttgcaaaacttgtgggagaagttttacaaCTAGAAATCACCTGCAGGTCcatgagagaacacacacgggcgagagacctttctcttgcaaaacttgtgggagaagttttagccgGAGAAATACCCTGGAGagacacgagagaacgcacacgggcgagagACCTttctcttgcaaaacttgtgagAGAAGTTTTAGCCTGAGAAATACCCTGAAGGaccacgagagaacacacacgggtgAGAGACTTttctcttgcaaaacttgtgggcgAAGTTTTATGCGTGGACATCACCTgcagagacacgagagaacgcacactggcgagaaaccttttccttgcaaaacttgtgggagaagttttacaaCTAGAATGAATTTGCAGGtccacgagagaacgcacacgggcCAGAAACCTTTGTAA
- the LOC133018884 gene encoding zinc finger protein 391-like, whose translation MSTILSLRQFINERLHTAAEDICGCFEATVAKYEDEIGRQRRLLDVTLKPVVKLQRIEFPQRHVCIKEEFPADLLERNPSPDQEEPEPPQIKEQQEEHCIELPEQHFLIEDEFPPDQQLWNLERNPILEQEEPEPPQIKEEEEHCIGLEVEQLVLKQEDQDNLLLNPTFMETDHSEPEPSDHQLLSHSSAQSQDLNGRKHGNSKSVSNAEQASEKGHHVIMRAKESTSPSNLACSTTMSKIVPNICKSKKVFQCDTCGKVFNWKSQLNRHLKVHTGEEKHSCEICGKSFTTSTNLKMHERTHTGEKPFSCKTCGRSFSQRNHLQVHERTHTGERPFPCKSCGRSFTTRINLQVHERTHTGEKPFSCKTCGRSFSRRNHLQDHERTHTGERPFPCKTCGRSFSERTTLKRHERTHTGERPFSCKTCGRSFSLRNTLKDHERTHTGERPFSCKTCGRSFSLRNHLQRHERTHTGQKPF comes from the exons ATGTCAACAATCCTGAGTTTAAGACAGTTTATCAACGAgaggttacacactgctgctgaagacatATGTGGATGTTTTGAAGCGACTGTCGCAAAGTACGAGGATGAGATCGGTCGTCAGCGCAGACTGCTGGATGTAACTTTGAAACCTGTagtaaagctgcagagaatag AGTTTCCACAGCGACATGTCTGTATCAAggaagagtttcctgctgacctgctggagaggaaccccagtccagaccaagaggagccagaacctccacagattaaggagcagcaggaggagcactgcatcg AGCTCCCAGAGCAACATTTTCTGATTGAGGATGAGTTTCCAcctgaccagcagctctggaaccTTGAGAGGAACCCCATTCTGGAacaagaggagccagaacctccacagattaaagaggaggaggagcactgcatcggtctgGAAGTAGAGCAGCTTGTACTGAAGCAGGAGGATCAAGATAACCTTTTGTTGAATCCTACTTTCATGGAAACTGACCACAGTGAACCAGAACCAAGTgaccaccagctcctctcccacagctcagctcagagccAAGATCTCAACGGACGCAAGCATGGAAACTCAAAATCAGTGAGTAATGCAGAGCAGGCATCAGAAAAGGGACATCATGTGATCATGAGAGCAAAAGAAAGCACAAGTCCCAGTAACCTTGCATGTAGCACTACCATGTCAAAGATTGTGCCAAATATCTGCAAGAGTAAAAAGGTTTTCCAGTGTGACACTTGTGGAAAAGTCTTTAACTGGAAGTCACAATTAAATAGACATCTGAAGGTGCACACAGGAGAGGAAAAGCATTCATGTGAAATATGTGGAAAGAGTTTCACAACTAGCACAAATTTGAAGATgcacgagagaacgcacacgggcgagaaacctttttcttgcaaaacttgtgggagaagttttagccaGAGAAATCACCTGCAggtccacgagagaacacacacgggcgagagaCCTTTTCCTTGCAAatcttgtgggagaagttttacaaCTAGAATAAATCTGCAggtccacgagagaacacacacgggcgagaaacctttttcttgcaaaacttgtgggagaagttttagccgGAGAAATCACCTGCAGGAccacgagagaacgcacacgggcgagagACCTTTtccttgcaaaacttgtgggagaagttttagcgaGAGAACTACCCTgaagagacacgagagaacacacacgggcgagagacctttttcttgcaaaacttgtgggagaagttttagcctGAGAAATACCCTGAAGGaccacgagagaacacacacgggcgagagacctttctcttgcaaaacttgtgggagaagttttagcctGAGAAATCACCTgcagagacacgagagaacacacacgggccAGAAACCCTTTTAA
- the LOC133018895 gene encoding regulator of G-protein signaling 21-like, whose protein sequence is MYCIKDIVMSPQCGLQAFRGFLRSEFRKENLEFWLACQDYRVLPSNLQKTKASGIYSQFINPDAPQEVNLDAETREALLSVMDSPCADMFKTAQQTIYNLVAKDSFPRFRRSHHSVEAIRAF, encoded by the exons ATGTACTGCATCAAAGATATTGTGATGTCTCCTCAAT GTGGCCTACAAGCGTTTCGTGGGTTCCTGCGTTCAGAGTTCAGGAAGGAGAACCTGGAGTTCTGGCTGGCATGTCAGGACTACAGGGTTTTGCCCTCAAACCTGCAAAAGACCAAGGCCAGCGGCATCTACAGCCAGTTCATCAACCCTGATGCACCGCAGGAG GTCAACCTGGACGCGGAGACCCGTGAGGCTCTGCTGAGTGTGATGGACTCTCCGTGTGCCGACATGTTCAAGACGGCACAGCAGACGATCTACAACCTGGTGGCTAAAGACTCCTTCCCTCGCTTCCGGCGCTCCCACCACTCCGTAGAGGCCATTAGGGCTTTTTAA